From the genome of Streptomyces sp. NBC_01260, one region includes:
- a CDS encoding aldo/keto reductase, with translation MRRNRLGNSAVEVTELSFGAAAIGNLFSAVEPERAAAAVDAAWDEGIRYFDTAPHYGLGLSERRLGEALRARPRDSYVLSTKVGRVLDPLPDGGPEQSEGLSEGFAVRATHRRRWDFSAAGVRRSIEDSLQRLGLDRIDIAYLHDPDDHAEAAFHEAYPELEKLRAEGVIGAIGAGMNQTAMLTRFVRDTDADVVLCAGRYTLLDQSALTDLLPAAAARGRSVVVGGVFNSGLLADPRPGATYDYAAAPLKLLDRALRLKAVAEGHGVPLRAAALHYPLTHPAVAGVLVGTRSPDEVRDAAALLRKPVPDDLWDELRDEGLLTENGN, from the coding sequence AGCGCCGTCGAACCGGAGCGGGCCGCGGCCGCCGTCGACGCCGCCTGGGACGAGGGCATCCGCTACTTCGACACCGCCCCGCACTACGGGCTAGGCCTCTCCGAGCGACGGCTCGGCGAGGCGCTGCGGGCCCGCCCCCGCGACTCGTACGTCCTGTCCACCAAGGTCGGCCGGGTGCTCGACCCGCTGCCCGACGGCGGTCCCGAGCAGTCCGAGGGGCTCTCCGAGGGCTTCGCCGTACGGGCCACCCACCGCCGCCGCTGGGACTTCAGCGCCGCCGGTGTCCGTCGCAGCATCGAGGACAGCCTGCAGCGGCTCGGCCTCGACCGCATCGACATCGCCTATCTGCACGACCCGGACGACCACGCGGAAGCCGCCTTCCACGAGGCCTATCCGGAACTGGAGAAGCTGCGCGCGGAGGGCGTGATCGGCGCCATCGGGGCCGGCATGAACCAGACCGCGATGCTCACCCGCTTCGTCCGCGACACCGACGCCGACGTGGTGCTCTGTGCCGGCCGCTACACCCTCCTCGACCAGTCCGCCCTGACCGATCTGCTGCCCGCCGCCGCGGCTCGCGGCCGCAGCGTCGTCGTCGGCGGGGTCTTCAACTCCGGCCTCCTCGCCGACCCGCGCCCCGGCGCGACGTACGACTACGCCGCCGCGCCCCTGAAGCTCCTGGACCGGGCCCTGCGTCTGAAGGCGGTCGCCGAGGGCCACGGCGTGCCGCTGCGCGCCGCCGCACTGCACTACCCGCTCACCCACCCCGCCGTCGCCGGCGTGCTCGTCGGCACCCGCTCCCCGGACGAGGTGCGTGACGCCGCCGCGCTGCTGCGCAAGCCGGTCCCCGACGACCTCTGGGACGAGCTGCGCGACGAGGGCCTGCTGACCGAGAACGGAAACTGA